A window of the Sphaerobacter thermophilus DSM 20745 genome harbors these coding sequences:
- a CDS encoding glycosyltransferase translates to MVGRRNRLRTMMLLAGLVAGAAALTKLRTRQKSQTGPDDAAGAKLRRRVLMLLENARFEDDPRVQNEARALTEAGYEVTVICPGEWGDPRHAVLNNVRLYRYPAPPEGSGTIGYLIEYAYSLAAIAVLSLYVRLRHGFDIVHAHNPPDVLALIAAVYRPFGARVIFDHHDLAPEMYLARFGDAGSSWLYRAQTLAEVLACRLAHHVIASNESYKRREMELSRIPADRITVVRNGPDPEQWEPVAADPDLRARSSAIIGYAGVIGQQDGVDYLLRALHHLVHTLGRREAFCVIIGEGDARLDLMRLASELGLDDHVWFTGWVPHEDFVRYLSTIDIGVVPDPSNPFTDRSTMLKLMNYMAFAKPVVAFDLPEHRASGADVPIYVPPNDEAAFAAAIASLIDDPERRAALGARGRERVERHLAWRYSVRPLLNAYERVARDALRGTVPRSEDGSGFDARARRALTVPRMMQLHYYAIRAVSLGSRYGLGTARAERRLLDCVRLLSRYNGRLTFATPGRVVASKPEFFRRIQDLGAELAVHGYDHVDFRKLEPDEAAAQYRQAVQAFEEAGLTVDGFRCPYLSFSAEQHAALPNGAFRYSSNRALWWDVIPSARLDDATPVMTRLLGSYCPEPANRKLALPWLDDGLLEIPVSLPEDLQLYDGLRLAPDAVAEVWVAILRKIHSRGELFVLMFHPELFDRSASALEAVLREATALTPSVWITDLRSISRWWREKAAFRADLREDSDGLEIRFDTTDRAAVLVRDLDVPGAGRPWFGRYRLLESRSLRLPAELRPLIGVAPEAPSSAVALLRDLGYIVDDSPAAIRCSVYLDEATFAGLQSEVELVEQVESTKAPLVRFGIWPGAARCALSITGDADALSLGDYLARVVRK, encoded by the coding sequence TGGGGCGACCCGCGCCACGCCGTGCTGAATAACGTGCGCCTCTACCGCTATCCCGCGCCACCCGAGGGGAGTGGCACGATCGGATACCTCATCGAGTACGCCTACTCCCTCGCGGCGATAGCGGTCCTTTCGCTCTATGTCCGTCTCCGTCACGGGTTCGACATCGTCCATGCCCACAATCCCCCCGACGTCCTCGCCTTGATCGCGGCCGTTTACCGTCCGTTTGGAGCACGCGTGATCTTCGACCACCATGACCTGGCCCCGGAGATGTATCTCGCCCGGTTCGGGGATGCAGGCAGCTCCTGGCTCTACCGCGCGCAGACGCTCGCAGAGGTCCTTGCCTGCCGGCTGGCCCACCACGTTATCGCCAGCAACGAGTCGTACAAGCGGCGCGAGATGGAGCTCAGCAGGATCCCCGCCGATCGCATCACGGTTGTCCGGAACGGCCCCGACCCGGAGCAGTGGGAACCGGTGGCGGCCGACCCGGATCTTCGCGCTCGCTCCAGCGCGATCATCGGCTACGCAGGGGTCATCGGGCAGCAAGACGGTGTCGACTACCTCCTCCGGGCCCTCCACCACCTCGTGCACACCCTCGGTCGGCGCGAGGCATTCTGCGTCATCATCGGCGAAGGTGACGCGCGGCTCGACCTGATGCGGCTCGCCAGCGAGCTGGGTCTCGACGACCATGTGTGGTTCACCGGCTGGGTCCCGCACGAGGACTTCGTCCGCTACCTTTCCACCATCGACATCGGCGTCGTTCCCGACCCGTCCAACCCGTTCACCGACCGGTCTACCATGCTCAAACTGATGAACTACATGGCCTTCGCCAAGCCGGTCGTAGCGTTCGACCTGCCCGAGCATCGTGCTTCGGGTGCGGATGTCCCCATCTACGTTCCCCCGAACGACGAGGCCGCGTTCGCGGCGGCGATCGCTTCCTTGATCGACGATCCCGAACGGCGCGCCGCGCTCGGTGCCCGCGGGCGCGAGCGCGTGGAGCGGCACCTGGCCTGGCGCTACTCCGTCCGTCCCCTCCTGAACGCGTACGAGCGCGTCGCCCGAGACGCGCTGCGCGGAACGGTGCCGCGCTCCGAGGACGGGTCGGGATTCGACGCCAGAGCCCGCCGCGCGCTCACCGTCCCCCGGATGATGCAGCTCCACTACTACGCCATCCGGGCGGTTTCACTCGGCTCACGGTATGGCTTGGGGACCGCTCGGGCCGAACGCCGACTGCTCGACTGCGTCCGCCTGCTCAGCCGGTACAACGGCCGGCTCACCTTCGCCACTCCCGGTCGGGTGGTAGCCAGCAAGCCCGAGTTCTTCCGCAGGATCCAGGACTTGGGGGCCGAGCTGGCGGTCCACGGTTACGACCACGTCGACTTCCGGAAGCTGGAACCGGACGAGGCAGCAGCACAATACCGCCAGGCGGTTCAGGCCTTCGAGGAGGCCGGGCTCACTGTCGATGGCTTCCGCTGCCCTTATCTCAGCTTCAGCGCGGAACAACACGCGGCGCTCCCCAACGGCGCTTTCCGGTACAGCAGCAACCGCGCACTCTGGTGGGATGTCATCCCTTCCGCCCGATTGGACGACGCCACACCGGTGATGACGCGTCTCCTCGGCTCGTACTGCCCGGAGCCGGCTAACCGCAAACTCGCCCTGCCGTGGCTGGACGACGGGCTGCTCGAGATCCCGGTTTCGCTGCCGGAGGATCTCCAGCTCTACGACGGCCTCAGGCTCGCCCCCGATGCCGTCGCCGAGGTCTGGGTAGCCATCCTGAGGAAGATCCATTCCCGAGGTGAGCTGTTCGTCCTCATGTTCCACCCCGAGCTGTTCGACCGCTCCGCATCAGCGCTCGAAGCCGTCCTTCGGGAAGCGACCGCGCTTACGCCGAGCGTCTGGATCACCGACTTGCGCTCGATCAGCCGGTGGTGGCGCGAGAAGGCCGCCTTCAGGGCGGACCTGCGCGAGGACAGCGACGGACTGGAGATCCGGTTCGACACCACGGACCGGGCCGCGGTCCTGGTCCGCGACCTGGACGTCCCTGGAGCAGGCCGCCCTTGGTTCGGCAGGTACCGCCTCCTCGAGAGTCGCTCGCTGCGACTACCGGCGGAGCTGCGGCCGCTCATCGGCGTTGCCCCTGAGGCACCCAGCAGCGCAGTGGCCTTGCTGCGCGACCTGGGCTACATCGTCGACGACTCGCCCGCGGCGATTCGCTGCAGCGTGTACCTCGACGAAGCGACCTTCGCAGGGCTGCAAAGCGAGGTGGAGCTGGTGGAGCAAGTCGAGTCAACCAAGGCGCCACTGGTCAGGTTCGGGATCTGGCCAGGCGCTGCCAGGTGTGCCCTGAGCATTACCGGAGATGCCGACGCGTTGAGCTTGGGTGATTATCTCGCGCGTGTCGTCAGAAAATAG